A section of the Triticum dicoccoides isolate Atlit2015 ecotype Zavitan chromosome 7A, WEW_v2.0, whole genome shotgun sequence genome encodes:
- the LOC119329838 gene encoding transcription factor PIF3-like has protein sequence MEERRDEGFGGGGAVRELVLMQQERRRRREEEEEEVRRQMFGGGAAFHAAAAAAALGQQHQHQQAEYGELGGGAFYESEAGGSSEPEPHGASDRPRGGGGSGSKRTRAAEVHNLSEKRRRSRINEKMKALQSLIPNSNKTDKASMLDEAIEYLKQLQLQVQMLSMRNGVYLNPSYLSGALEPVQASQMFAALGVSGRNVAAPSSGAVAPPVNQSSGAHHSFDPMNSPQQNQPQPLVLPSCPKTTIPEPPFHLESSQPHLQSFQLPESSEMMLRGDIMLKHHLTSAQDRADPSGNKMNSLRQESSMLNTHFDGCSRSKEQSHDMVPANTRHV, from the exons ATGGAGGAGCGGCGGGACGAGGGGTTTGGAGGGGGCGGGGCGGTGCGGGAGCTGGTGCTGATGCAGCAggagcggcggcgccggcgggaggaggaggaggaggaggtgcggcGCCAGATGTTCGGGGGAGGCGCCGCGTTCCACGCtgcggcggccgcggccgcgctGGGCCAGCAGCACCAGCACCAGCAGGCGGAGTACGGCGAGCTCGGGGGCGGCGCGTTCTACGAGAGCGAGGCGGGCGGGTCGTCGGAGCCCGAGCCGCACGGGGCGTCCGACCGCCCGCGCGGGGGCGGGGGGTCCGGCAGCAAGCGCACCCGCGCCGCCGAGGTGCACAACCTCTCCGAGAAG CGGCGGAGGAGCAGGATCAACGAGAAGATGAAGGCGCTGCAGAGCCTGATACCCAATTCCAACAAG ACTGACAAGGCGTCGATGCTTGACGAGGCCATTGAGTATCTGAAGCAACTGCAGCTCCAAGTACAG ATGCTGTCTATGAGAAACGGCGTTTACTTGAACCCATCGTATCTATCTGGAGCACTTGAGCCTGTGCAAGCATCACAAATGTTTGCAGCACTTGGTGTTAGTGGGAGAAATGTGGCGGCACCAAGCTCTGGGGCAGTAGCGCCACCTGTAAACCAAAGTTCAGGAGCTCATCATTCATTCGATCCGATGAATTCTCCTCAACAAAATCAACCACAGCCTCTTGTGTTACCAAGCTGTCCTAAAACAACCATTCCAGAGCCTCCGTTTCACTTGGAGTCGTCACAGCCCCACCTTCAATCATTTCAGTTGCCTGAATCCTCCGAG ATGATGTTGCGAGGGGATATAATGCTGAAGCATCACCTAACATCAGCTCAGGACAGAGCTGATCCATCAG GAAACAAGATGAACTCATTAAGGCAAGAATCATCCATGTTGAACACTCATTTTGATGGATGCTCGCGTAGCAAAGAGCAGTCACATGATATGGTACCAGCAAATACACGGCATGTGTAG
- the LOC119329837 gene encoding putative receptor protein kinase ZmPK1, producing the protein MRREESRTKMVAMAATRAAYVSSTSISLLLLLIPVALAKDHHTHGTSYLQRDSSVFIEDGTAAAANATTILASPNGLFACGFYKVATNAFVFSIWFNGSSAKTIAWTANRDAPVNGRGSRLAFRKDGSMALLDYDGTAVWSTNTTATRASRAELLDSGNLIIVDPDGRSLWTSFDSPTDTLLPSQPMTRNIKLVSASARGLLYSGFYTLYFDSDNELRLIYNGPDISSIYWPAPFNQPWVNGRTTYNSSRYAVLEQTGKFVASDNFTFEASDLGDQVMRRLTLDYDGNPRLYSLDATSGDWSVSWMAFRRVCDIHGLCGKNSICKYLPKLECSCLEGFEVVDASDWSKGCAPNVNKTANWDNRRRHKANSTATQDFSFKKLAETDFYGYDSNYVQQVSILQCRRMCLDNADCKAFAYRQGEGTCYTKVYLLNGQSFAYPPNDVYLKLPRRLLSSPELTSTLAHTCRVHEKEADSSSQMFQDSSSKFKFGYFLSSALTLLFIEVILIIAGCWVVHKWEGRPEIIDEGYTIISSQFRIFSYRELQKATNCFQEELGSGGSGAVYKGVLDDERKVAVKKLNDVIQGEQEFRSELSVIGRIYHMNLVRIWGFCVEKTCKLLVSEFIENGSLATVLFDYQSLSPVLQWGQRYNIAVGVAKGLAYLHHECLEWIVHCDVKPENILLDKDFEPKIADFGLVKLLQRGSSAQMLSRVHGTRGYIAPEWALNLPITGKADVYSYGVVLLELVRGIRVSSWMVEGKEEVEMAVRCSTEILKEKLAGEDQSWILEFVDYRLDGEFNHSEALMMLKIAVSCVEEERSRRPSMSHVVETLLSLVE; encoded by the coding sequence ATGAGAAGAGAAGAAAGCAGAACCAAGATGGTTGCCATGGCGGCCACCAGAGCTGCCTACGTTTCCAGCACATCCATCTCACTCCTTCTCTTGCTGATCCCCGTTGCTCTCGCCAAGGATCACCATACTCATGGCACCAGCTACCTCCAGAGAGATTCATCGGTGTTCATCGAggacggcaccgccgccgccgccaacgccaCCACCATCCTTGCGTCGCCCAACGGCCTCTTCGCCTGCGGCTTCTACAAGGTGGCCACCAACGCCTTTGTCTTCTCCATCTGGTTCAACGGCTCGTCGGCGAAGACCATCGCGTGGACGGCCAACCGCGACGCGCCGGTGAACGGCAGAGGGTCCAGGCTCGCCTTCCGAAAGGACGGGAGCATGGCCCTGCTCGACTACGATGGCACGGCCGTCTGGAGCACCAACACGACCGCGACTCGTGCCAGCCGTGCAGAGCTTCTCGACAGCGGCAACCTTATCATCGTGGATCCAGACGGTCGGAGCCTCTGGACAAGCTTCGACTCACCGACAGACACGCTTCTGCCGTCGCAGCCGATGACTCGGAACATAAAGCTGGTATCTGCATCTGCCAGGGGCTTGCTCTATTCAGGTTTCTATACATTATACTTTGACAGCGACAATGAGCTAAGGCTCATCTACAACGGCCCTGACATCAGTAGCATATATTGGCCTGCCCCTTTCAACCAACCGTGGGTAAATGGAAGGACTACTTATAACAGCAGCCGGTATGCTGTTCTTGAACagacgggcaagtttgtcgcgagcGACAACTTTACATTTGAAGCTTCTGATCTTGGTGATCAGGTTATGAGGAGGTTGACTCTGGATTATGATGGCAACCCTAGGCTGTATAGCCTAGACGCGACAAGCGGAGATTGGTCGGTCTCTTGGATGGCATTCCGCCGAGTCTGCGACATACATGGGCTGTGTGGCAAAAACAGCATCTGCAAATACCTACCGAAGCTCGAGTGCTCTTGCCTTGAAGGTTTCGAGGTGGTTGATGCAAGCGACTGGAGCAAAGGGTGCGCGCCCAATGTAAACAAGACAGCCAACTGGGACAACAGAAGAAGACACAAGGCAAACAGCACGGCCACCCAGGATTTCTCATTCAAAAAGCTCGCTGAAACTGACTTCTATGGATATGATTCGAACTATGTGCAGCAGGTGTCAATTCTGCAGTGCAGACGTATGTGCTTGGACAATGCTGATTGCAAAGCTTTTGCTTACCGTCAGGGAGAAGGCACATGTTATACAAAGGTCTACCTTTTAAACGGCCAGAGCTTTGCATATCCTCCCAACGACGTTTATCTGAAACTTCCCAGGAGGTTGCTGTCTTCGCCGGAATTGACTTCTACACTAGCTCACACATGCAGAGTTCATGAAAAAGAGGCAGACAGTTCATCACAGATGTTCCAGGACAGCTCTTCCAAGTTCAAGTTTGGCTACTTCCTTTCTTCTGCATTAACACTGCTTTTCATTGAAGTTATATTAATCATCGCCGGGTGTTGGGTCGTTCACAAATGGGAGGGAAGACCAGAGATTATAGATGAAGGTTACACgataatttccagccagttccgaATATTTAGCTACAGGGAGTTACAGAAGGCAACAAATTGCTTCCAAGAAGAGCTAGGTAGTGGTGGGTCAGGAGCAGTTTATAAGGGAGTCCTCGATGATGAAAGGAAGGTCGCCGTGAAGAAGCTAAATGATGTGATCCAAGGAGAGCAGGAGTTCAGGTCCGAGTTAAGTGTCATAGGCAGAATTTATCATATGAATCTGGTCAGAATCTGGGGGTTTTGTGTCGAGAAGACATGCAAGCTCTTGGTTTCTGAGTTCATTGAGAATGGTTCTTTAGCCACAGTTCTGTTCGATTACCAGAGCCTATCTCCTGTGCTCCAAtggggccaaaggtacaatattgcAGTTGGGGTGGCGAAAGGACTGGCCTATCTCCACCATGAGTGTCTTGAATGGATTGTGCATTGTGATGTCAAGCCAGAGAACATATTGTTAGACAAAGACTTTGAGCCCAAGATTGCAGATTTTGGACTGGTGAAGCTACTGCAACGAGGATCAAGCGCACAAATGTTGTCAAGAGTGCACGGGACTAGAGGCTACATTGCACCAGAATGGGCTCTCAATCTTCCAATCACTGGCAAGGCCGATGTTTACAGCTATGGAGTAGTGCTTCTTGAGTTAGTGAGGGGGATTCGGGTTTCCAGTTGGATGGTTGAGGGCAAGGAGGAAGTGGAAATGGCTGTTAGATGTTCTACTGAAATTCTTAAAGAGAAACTTGCAGGTGAAGATCAGTCGTGGATTCTGGAGTTCGTCGACTACAGACTGGATGGAGAATTCAACCATTCAGAAGCACTCATGATGCTTAAGATAGCAGTATCATGTGTGGAAGAAGAGAGGAGCAGAAGACCGAGCATGAGCCATGTGGTCGAAACTCTGCTTTCACTTGTGGAATAA